Proteins encoded by one window of Rutidosis leptorrhynchoides isolate AG116_Rl617_1_P2 chromosome 7, CSIRO_AGI_Rlap_v1, whole genome shotgun sequence:
- the LOC139856877 gene encoding uncharacterized protein has product MSGEVPAECDRVYRSLQQCHRRVPTGPSRDSVCRHLNRSLAECMISFICPEESSAVKSLCGNNKGTALKRSQCQHAQISLATCISYHQDPS; this is encoded by the coding sequence ATGTCTGGTGAAGTACCGGCGGAATGCGATCGTGTTTACCGATCATTACAACAGTGCCACCGCCGTGTACCAACCGGCCCTTCTCGTGATTCCGTCTGCCGTCATCTAAACCGGTCACTTGCAGAATGCATGATTTCTTTCATCTGCCCTGAAGAATCATCAGCTGTAAAATCATTATGTGGTAACAATAAAGGAACTGCACTTAAACGATCTCAATGTCAACATGCTCAGATTTCTCTTGCCACCTGCATATCTTATCATCAAGACCCCTcataa